A window from Candidatus Binataceae bacterium encodes these proteins:
- the gap gene encoding type I glyceraldehyde-3-phosphate dehydrogenase, producing MATKIAINGFGRIGRMFYRAVLQNPALKLEVVAVNDITDAATLAQLLKYDSVHGPLHQEVKSEGRQIAVDGQAFEVLAERDPAKLPWRALGVRVVVESTGLFTARAKAAAHLSAGARKVVISAPGEEADITLCLGVNHTSYDPARHDVISNASCTTNCLAPVAKVLADRFGIAHGLMTTVHSYTNDQMLLDGPHRDLRRARAAALSMVPTSTGAAKAIGLVLPQLAGKLDGIAIRVPTPNVSIVDLTAQLEREADVKAVNGAMKEAAEGELRGILQYNDAPLVSSDFNGNPHSSIFDAPLTKAMGKKLVKVFSWYDNEWGYSNRLAEVTALVASKL from the coding sequence GTGGCGACCAAAATCGCGATCAATGGCTTCGGCCGCATCGGCCGCATGTTTTACCGTGCCGTCTTGCAAAATCCGGCTTTGAAATTAGAAGTAGTCGCGGTCAACGATATCACCGACGCCGCGACTTTGGCTCAATTGCTCAAGTACGACTCGGTGCACGGACCATTGCATCAGGAGGTCAAGAGCGAAGGGCGCCAGATCGCGGTCGATGGACAGGCTTTCGAGGTCCTTGCCGAGCGCGATCCGGCCAAGTTGCCCTGGCGCGCCCTGGGCGTGCGAGTGGTGGTGGAATCTACCGGCTTGTTCACGGCCCGGGCCAAGGCCGCCGCCCATCTGAGCGCGGGCGCGCGCAAAGTAGTGATCAGCGCGCCGGGCGAGGAAGCCGACATCACCTTATGCCTGGGCGTCAATCACACCAGCTACGATCCTGCCCGCCATGACGTAATCTCCAACGCCTCGTGCACCACCAATTGCCTGGCGCCGGTGGCCAAAGTGCTAGCGGACCGATTTGGCATAGCGCACGGCCTGATGACCACCGTGCACAGCTATACCAACGATCAGATGCTGCTGGACGGACCCCATCGCGACCTGCGCCGGGCCCGCGCAGCGGCGCTTTCGATGGTGCCGACTTCCACCGGCGCGGCTAAGGCAATCGGGCTGGTACTGCCGCAATTGGCGGGTAAGCTGGACGGAATCGCCATCCGGGTACCCACGCCTAATGTTTCTATCGTTGACTTGACAGCGCAGCTTGAGCGCGAGGCTGACGTCAAAGCAGTCAACGGGGCGATGAAGGAAGCGGCCGAAGGGGAGTTGCGCGGCATTCTCCAGTATAACGACGCACCCCTGGTCTCCAGCGACTTCAACGGCAATCCCCACTCCTCGATCTTTGACGCGCCCCTGACCAAGGCGATGGGTAAAAAGCTGGTCAAGGTCTTTTCCTGGTATGATAACGAATGGGGTTATTCCAACCGGCTGGCCGAGGTAACCGCCCTGGTTGCCAGCAAGCTGTGA